The following proteins are co-located in the Primulina tabacum isolate GXHZ01 chromosome 11, ASM2559414v2, whole genome shotgun sequence genome:
- the LOC142517953 gene encoding uncharacterized protein LOC142517953 has product MESNIEEALRAKAMAEKHFMQNDLLGAKSYGLKAQMLCPELDGMSQMVTTFLVYLAAETKINGEPDFYSILGMDVTATKSKLKKQYKKLAVLLHPDKNKTVGADGAFRLVCEAWTLLSDSVNRRSYDIRRNSFSWNNSLAGAYDNCSMSSASHGRLDSFWTVCTSCHVQYEYLRKYVNKRLSCKNCRGVFIAVETGLSSVDVSLTYCTYPCVPEIGHGSHNSGVKYIPTTTGYCAPNGTSGHHTGYRSDYVSPNILFQGSSSGNSVGVFDHNGLSPASFVFYQSDGEAKTTKANGRDQKLKPTGHMSTNECLHDEVLKPRRGRPSKKRKFDLGSTPANGHEDTTTKFALEAKIANENERLKATSKLSSPLETSSKRYSMAPTFDARQFLIDIARKEIRKKLEEMRMASETAAAEAEKRKACEAAKASGSTGSRHQSKAKIPVPLSITVPDSDFHDFDQVRSEECFKPKQIWALYDEEDGMPRLYCLIRDVLSVKPFQIYISYLSSRSDSEFGSVKWLDSGFTKSCGSFRVFNSEMVDQVNIFSHLLRKEKAGRGGCVRIYPRRGDIWAVYRNWSPDWDRTTSNEVRHQYEMVEVLDDYSEELGVWVTPLIKLNQFKTVYQRNPDNDSIRYIPRREMLRFSHQVPSCSLKLQGTDLPEGCWDLDPAAIPDELLPREFEVCNTSSVSQMEKFIESPDEQQHPVKHKGLDQIESFVSTVIASGCTQNVYGRTSSGGASANCS; this is encoded by the coding sequence ATGGAATCCAACATAGAGGAAGCACTTAGAGCTAAAGCAATGGCTGAGAAGCATTTTATGCAGAACGATTTGTTGGGTGCTAAAAGTTATGGTTTAAAAGCTCAAATGCTGTGTCCTGAACTGGATGGTATGTCTCAAATGGTCACCACATTTTTAGTCTACCTTGCTgctgaaacaaaaattaatgGAGAACCGGATTTTTATTCAATTCTTGGCATGGATGTCACTGCGACCAAGTCCAAATTAAAGAAACAGTATAAGAAGTTGGCCGTGCTGCTCCACCCTGATAAGAACAAAACTGTTGGAGCTGATGGAGCATTCAGACTTGTCTGCGAAGCTTGGACACTTCTATCTGACAGTGTTAACAGAAGATCTTATGATATACGGAGAAATTCATTTTCCTGGAACAATTCTTTGGCTGGCGCTTATGACAACTGCTCCATGTCTTCAGCTTCCCATGGCAGACTCGATTCATTTTGGACTGTGTGTACCTCCTGTCATGTTCAGTATGAGTATCTCAGGAAATATGTGAACAAGCGACTTTCATGTAAGAACTGCCGTGGTGTCTTTATTGCTGTTGAAACTGGGTTATCTTCTGTGGATGTTTCTTTAACATATTGCACATACCCTTGTGTGCCTGAGATTGGGCATGGAAGTCATAACTCGGGTGTTAAATATATACCAACTACCACTGGATATTGTGCCCCTAATGGGACCTCAGGACATCATACAGGATATAGATCTGATTATGTCTCCCCCAATATATTATTTCAAGGAAGCTCGTCTGGAAACTCTGTTGGTGTTTTTGATCATAATGGATTATCTCCGGCTTCCTTTGTCTTCTATCAATCTGATGGGGAGGCAAAAACAACAAAAGCAAATGGAAGAGATCAAAAGTTAAAGCCTACTGGTCATATGTCAACTAATGAGTGTCTTCACGATGAAGTACTAAAACCCAGGCGGGGTAGACCTTCGAAGAAGAGAAAATTTGATTTGGGAAGCACACCTGCCAATGGGCATGAAGATACGACCACAAAATTTGCTTTAGAAGCAAAAATAGCAAATGAAAATGAAAGGTTGAAGGCAACTTCTAAGCTTTCCTCCCCATTGGAGACATCTAGTAAACGCTATTCGATGGCCCCTACATTTGATGCTAGGCAATTTTTAATCGACATTGCGAGGAAGGAAATTCGAAAGAAACTAGAAGAGATGAGAATGGCTTCTGAAACAGCAGCTGCAGAGGCTGAGAAAAGAAAAGCGTGTGAGGCTGCTAAAGCCTCAGGTTCAACTGGTTCACGCCATCAATCGAAGGCAAAGATACCTGTTCCTCTGTCAATAACAGTTCCAGATTCGGACTTCCATGATTTTGACCAGGTCAGGTCAGAGGAATGCTTTAAACCAAAGCAGATTTGGGCCCTGTATGATGAAGAAGATGGTATGCCTCGCTTGTATTGTTTGATTCGTGATGTCCTCTCAGTGAAGCCATTTCAGATTTATATAAGCTACCTGAGCTCGAGATCTGATAGTGAATTTGGGTCTGTAAAGTGGTTGGACTCTGGGTTTACCAAATCTTGTGGAAGTTTCAGAGTATTCAATTCGGAAATGGTGGATCAAGTTAACATCTTCTCTCATCTTCTCAGAAAAGAGAAAGCTGGCAGAGGAGGTTGCGTGAGAATCTATCCAAGAAGAGGAGATATCTGGGCCGTATACCGAAACTGGTCTCCAGATTGGGACCGAACAACCTCAAATGAGGTGAGGCATCAGTATGAAATGGTTGAGGTTCTTGATGACTATTCTGAGGAACTTGGTGTTTGGGTTACCCCTCTAATTAAACTGAATCAATTTAAGACTGTATACCAAAGAAACCCAGATAATGATTCCATTCGATACATTCCAAGGAGGGAAATGTTACGGTTTTCACACCAAGTGCCATCTTGTTCCCTTAAACTTCAAGGTACCGACTTGCCTGAGGGGTGCTGGGATCTTGACCCTGCTGCTATTCCAGACGAGCTTCTTCCACGAGAATTCGAAGTTTGCAACACTTCAAGTGTTTCACAGATGGAGAAGTTCATTGAAAGTCCAGATGAACAACAGCATCCAGTGAAACATAAAGGGTTAGATCAAATTGAGAGTTTTGTTTCCACTGTAATAGCCTCAGGATGCACCCAAAATGTATATGGAAGAACGAGTTCTGGTGGAGCTTCCGCAAACTGCAGCTGA